In a genomic window of Syntrophorhabdaceae bacterium:
- a CDS encoding diguanylate cyclase yields MMPDSTLTFTLPGPLKDDEGGAPKTRDCIVLMAGERALHVDDSFARVFGYDDPAEIRENPFSILVHPDDRERVEEITTQHLQGQKTPHHYEFRGLRKDGRVIFIEASAALLEYGGHILNLLHLTDVTDRGPREKELLEREEKYRALFENSLDPIYISKRDGRLIDVNRAFLDLFGYTREEALTLNAKKTFGSRDRQRFRETMRRSGYLKDFAVTLKRKDGTVMECLLSLNPIHEEGGRISGFQGTVRDITAIKKAQEDVRYMAYHDSLTGLPNRLLFTDRLEMAIVNAARHSRHIAVMMLDLDMFKDVNDTYGHDRGDKLLRAVADRLQETVRKSDTVSRMGGDEFLLVLPEISEVADTFVVGEKIMHAFRRAFTVSDLQLFVTCSVGIAIYPDHGSDGETLIRCADAAMYDIKRDGGNSYRLGRREGAGETAPETGFGLDF; encoded by the coding sequence ATGATGCCGGATTCTACTCTAACCTTCACATTGCCCGGACCTCTCAAGGATGACGAAGGCGGGGCTCCCAAGACGCGGGACTGTATTGTCCTTATGGCGGGCGAACGTGCCCTCCACGTAGACGACAGCTTTGCGCGGGTCTTCGGCTATGACGACCCTGCGGAGATCCGGGAAAATCCGTTTTCCATCCTGGTGCATCCCGATGACAGGGAGCGGGTGGAAGAGATCACTACGCAACATCTCCAGGGACAAAAGACGCCGCATCATTACGAGTTCAGAGGCCTGCGCAAGGACGGCCGGGTGATTTTTATAGAGGCCTCGGCCGCACTTCTGGAATATGGCGGCCATATCCTGAACCTCCTGCACCTGACGGACGTGACGGACAGGGGACCACGGGAAAAAGAGCTCCTGGAGAGGGAAGAAAAGTACCGTGCTCTTTTCGAGAACTCCCTTGACCCGATCTATATCTCAAAGAGAGACGGGCGCCTCATCGACGTGAACCGGGCGTTTCTCGACCTCTTCGGGTATACGCGGGAGGAAGCGCTCACCCTCAACGCAAAAAAGACGTTCGGCAGCCGGGACCGGCAGCGGTTCCGGGAGACCATGCGCAGAAGCGGCTATCTCAAGGATTTCGCCGTGACCCTGAAACGAAAAGACGGGACCGTAATGGAATGTCTCCTCTCCCTGAACCCCATCCATGAAGAGGGGGGCAGGATCTCAGGGTTCCAGGGCACGGTCCGGGATATCACCGCCATCAAGAAAGCACAGGAAGATGTCCGTTATATGGCCTACCACGACAGCCTTACGGGCCTCCCGAACAGGCTGCTCTTTACCGACCGCCTCGAAATGGCGATTGTCAATGCGGCGAGGCATTCACGCCATATCGCGGTGATGATGCTCGACCTGGACATGTTTAAAGACGTGAACGACACCTACGGCCACGACAGGGGCGACAAACTGCTCAGGGCTGTGGCGGACCGGCTTCAGGAAACGGTACGGAAGAGCGACACCGTATCGAGAATGGGGGGCGACGAATTCCTCCTCGTCCTGCCCGAGATAAGCGAAGTGGCCGATACGTTCGTGGTAGGCGAGAAGATAATGCACGCCTTTCGGAGGGCTTTCACCGTGAGCGACCTGCAGCTTTTCGTCACGTGCAGCGTGGGTATCGCCATTTACCCGGACCATGGCTCTGATGGGGAGACGCTCATCCGTTGCGCGGATGCGGCCATGTACGATATCAAGCGGGACGGAGGAAACAGCTACCGTCTGGGGCGCCGGGAAGGGGCAGGGGAGACCGCCCCCGAAACCGGCTTCGGTCTTGATTTTTAG
- a CDS encoding lysophospholipid acyltransferase family protein: MRRAFSFFYIVGSTIILSSLSLIVSFFDKDKKGVHAISRFWAKSLLSVWGVRITVRGLENIPTPPFIFMCNHQSALDIYTLIAGLPLAFKWLAKRELFRIPFIGWAMTRAGYISIDRENPREALKAIDDAGRKIRQGMVIIIFPEGTRSEDGQLLPFKQGVFNLAQRARVPIVPVGIEGTSRLQPKGSFIPKEKGIVYINIGEPVEVGSKGSAEKARLMSEVRDRIEGLMTCRET, translated from the coding sequence ATGAGGAGGGCCTTCTCTTTCTTCTACATCGTCGGCTCCACCATCATCCTCTCAAGCCTGAGCCTCATAGTATCCTTTTTCGATAAGGATAAAAAGGGAGTGCACGCCATTTCCCGTTTCTGGGCGAAATCCCTCCTTTCAGTCTGGGGCGTCCGGATTACTGTCAGGGGTCTCGAAAATATCCCGACTCCCCCCTTCATTTTTATGTGCAACCACCAGAGCGCCCTGGATATCTACACCCTGATTGCGGGCCTTCCCCTGGCCTTCAAATGGCTGGCAAAGAGGGAGCTTTTCCGCATCCCCTTTATCGGCTGGGCTATGACAAGGGCGGGTTATATATCCATCGACAGGGAGAACCCGAGGGAGGCGCTCAAGGCCATCGACGACGCGGGCCGGAAGATCAGACAAGGCATGGTGATCATCATCTTCCCCGAGGGCACGAGAAGCGAGGATGGGCAGCTGCTCCCATTCAAACAGGGGGTGTTCAACCTGGCCCAGAGGGCGCGGGTGCCGATAGTGCCCGTCGGCATCGAGGGCACGAGCCGCCTTCAGCCGAAAGGCAGTTTTATTCCCAAAGAAAAAGGGATAGTATATATCAATATCGGGGAGCCCGTAGAGGTGGGAAGCAAAGGCAGCGCAGAGAAAGCCAGGCTCATGAGCGAAGTGAGAGACCGCATCGAGGGGTTGATGACATGTCGGGAGACCTGA
- a CDS encoding potassium channel protein, whose amino-acid sequence MYLKGIPRRFQHIILLIIAIVLIGTIGFKIIGGSRTSFLDALYMTAITISTVGYGDVIGLDDKPWGKLFAILFIFAGAGTVAYLFTSLAAYIIGGELRRVFRRRNMEKRIERMKNHYIVCGIGMVGLYIVKELYQTKRHVVAIDMDEQVMESLKAQNINVDVMTGDATENEILDNAMVHRAKGLFATTNSDNDNIVIALTAKQLNPSLRVISRCNDTKNIDKIKRAGADGVVALNYIGGLRMASEMIRPNVTSFLDKLLRETDSPLRVEEVHVPPHSAYIGKPVGVIDFKDLGNTLLISARTADGEWIYNPYPDTVLRSGMHLLVLTTPEQRELLETLLSAQNEKRQSIEGA is encoded by the coding sequence ATGTACCTCAAGGGCATTCCCAGGAGATTCCAGCACATAATCCTGCTGATCATCGCGATCGTTTTGATCGGGACCATCGGGTTCAAGATTATCGGGGGGAGCAGGACTTCTTTTCTCGATGCCCTTTACATGACGGCGATTACCATTTCCACCGTGGGATACGGGGATGTGATCGGCCTTGACGACAAGCCCTGGGGCAAGCTTTTCGCCATACTTTTTATCTTTGCCGGGGCTGGCACGGTGGCGTACCTTTTTACCTCTCTGGCCGCTTACATAATCGGCGGGGAACTGCGGAGGGTCTTCAGGAGGAGAAATATGGAGAAAAGGATAGAGAGGATGAAGAATCATTACATCGTCTGCGGCATCGGTATGGTGGGACTCTATATCGTGAAGGAGCTCTATCAGACGAAGCGGCACGTGGTCGCTATCGATATGGACGAGCAGGTGATGGAATCCCTGAAGGCCCAGAATATCAATGTGGACGTCATGACCGGCGATGCCACCGAGAACGAGATACTTGATAATGCCATGGTCCATCGGGCAAAGGGGCTTTTCGCGACCACCAATTCGGATAATGACAATATCGTCATCGCCCTTACCGCAAAGCAGCTTAACCCGTCGCTCCGGGTCATCTCCCGGTGCAACGACACGAAGAACATCGACAAGATCAAACGGGCCGGCGCGGACGGGGTAGTGGCCCTCAATTACATCGGGGGCTTGCGCATGGCATCGGAAATGATCAGGCCCAACGTCACCTCCTTTCTCGATAAGCTCCTTCGGGAGACGGACTCTCCCCTCAGGGTGGAAGAGGTCCATGTCCCGCCCCATTCCGCCTATATCGGCAAACCCGTGGGGGTGATCGATTTCAAGGACTTGGGGAATACGCTCCTCATCTCCGCGAGGACGGCAGACGGGGAATGGATCTACAATCCCTATCCTGATACGGTGCTCAGAAGCGGAATGCACCTGCTCGTCTTAACCACCCCTGAGCAGCGTGAGCTTCTGGAGACCCTGCTTTCAGCGCAAAATGAGAAAAGACAATCGATAGAGGGCGCCTGA
- a CDS encoding carbon monoxide dehydrogenase accessory protein CooC codes for MKIAISGKGGVGKTTLAGVMARCLADKGHKVLAVDADPDANLASAIGVDGKKLEGVKPLAEMTEFIEERTGARKGEMGSFFRLNPKVDDIPEKFAIEKDGIKLVILGNIPQGGGGCFCAENVLLKSLLSHVLIERDEYVIVDMEAGLEHLGRGSTAYIDALIVVVEPGQRSFQTARQVSKLAADLSIPRVYGVANKVADLEELALIKTHLVDLPLLGFIGYNKKIMEADRRNVSPYDMDEKIKEEVEEIIRALRDDMK; via the coding sequence ATGAAAATAGCCATATCGGGAAAAGGAGGGGTGGGCAAGACAACGCTGGCCGGGGTCATGGCGAGATGCCTCGCCGACAAGGGTCATAAGGTGCTTGCCGTTGACGCCGACCCGGATGCGAACCTCGCGAGCGCCATCGGCGTCGACGGGAAGAAGCTCGAGGGCGTGAAGCCTCTCGCCGAGATGACCGAATTCATCGAGGAGCGTACGGGGGCCAGGAAGGGCGAAATGGGCTCATTCTTCAGGCTCAACCCGAAAGTCGATGATATTCCCGAAAAATTTGCCATCGAAAAAGACGGCATAAAGCTCGTGATCCTGGGGAACATCCCCCAGGGCGGGGGCGGCTGCTTCTGCGCGGAGAATGTGCTTCTGAAGAGCCTCCTCTCCCACGTGCTCATAGAGCGGGACGAATATGTGATCGTCGATATGGAAGCAGGCCTCGAGCATCTCGGAAGGGGAAGCACCGCATATATCGACGCCCTCATCGTGGTTGTCGAGCCGGGACAGAGGAGCTTCCAGACCGCGCGGCAGGTGAGTAAGCTCGCCGCCGACCTCTCCATTCCCCGCGTCTATGGGGTGGCGAACAAGGTTGCAGACCTCGAGGAGCTTGCCCTGATAAAGACCCATCTCGTGGATCTTCCCCTTCTCGGTTTCATCGGGTACAATAAAAAAATAATGGAAGCGGACAGGCGTAATGTGTCGCCTTACGACATGGACGAAAAAATAAAGGAAGAGGTTGAAGAGATCATCCGCGCCCTTCGAGACGATATGAAATGA
- a CDS encoding DNA translocase FtsK 4TM domain-containing protein, translated as MSGDLKKEMLGVGLAGLFLFLFVSLLTYHPFDPSFNTITEGAAKNLCGKVGSYISDIFVQIFGMMSYLIIAFVLLFSVFYIRKKEPPHPLLLISGLVLFFLSLSSLLQVMVGKITLSGVAMPFSGFLGSLLERTFFALFSFFGSVLISVVLLLISLFLIIRAPILSIIEKNLARMKPLERRKEIKVTETEEKKAEPPPKKEKKPVQESFEFFQEMGPYKLPSLTLLDPVERKEVKIDKESIQYNAQILEKKLKDYGIDGKVSEVRPGPVITMYEFEPAPGIKVSRISNLADDLAMALSAVSIRIIAPIPGKSVVGIEIPNKARQTVYFREIMESEVFASSQSYLTLAIGKSISGEPYVADLTKMPHLLVAGATGSGKSVSLNSMICSMLLKATPLNVKFLMIDLKMLELSFYEGIPHLLLPVVTNAKNAKTALRWMTEEMERRYSMMAEKGVRSIEKYNQKMAKQEQETIPYIVVVIDELADLMMVSPKEVEEYIARLAQMARASGIHLILATQRPSVDVLTGIIKANFPARVACKVFSKVDSRTILDTNGAEALLGYGDMLFLSPGVGRLQRLHGPYVSEGEIKRIVDFLKQQGAPSYQSEILEEKEEEEAREEMDDEKYQEAVEFVVDKGEASISMVQRRFRIGYNRAARIIERMERDEVVGPSDGVKPREVLRRK; from the coding sequence ATGTCGGGAGACCTGAAAAAGGAGATGTTGGGCGTCGGCCTCGCGGGACTCTTCCTTTTTCTTTTCGTGAGTCTCCTCACCTACCATCCCTTCGACCCTTCTTTCAACACGATCACCGAGGGGGCGGCAAAGAACCTCTGCGGCAAGGTGGGCTCTTATATATCCGACATCTTCGTGCAGATCTTCGGCATGATGAGCTACCTCATCATCGCCTTCGTGCTGCTCTTTTCCGTCTTCTACATCAGGAAGAAAGAGCCCCCCCATCCGCTCCTCCTTATCTCCGGATTGGTCCTCTTCTTCCTCTCCCTTTCCTCGCTCCTTCAGGTAATGGTGGGAAAGATCACCCTGTCGGGCGTGGCCATGCCTTTTTCGGGCTTTTTGGGGTCGCTGCTCGAGAGGACGTTCTTCGCCCTCTTCAGTTTCTTCGGCAGCGTCCTTATATCGGTGGTCCTCCTGCTTATCTCCCTCTTCCTCATCATCCGCGCGCCTATCCTCTCGATCATCGAGAAGAACCTGGCGAGGATGAAGCCCCTCGAGCGCAGGAAGGAGATAAAGGTCACCGAGACGGAGGAGAAAAAGGCCGAGCCGCCGCCTAAGAAAGAGAAGAAGCCCGTCCAGGAGTCCTTCGAATTCTTTCAGGAGATGGGTCCCTACAAGCTCCCCTCCCTCACCCTCCTCGACCCCGTGGAGAGAAAAGAGGTGAAGATCGATAAGGAGAGTATCCAGTACAATGCCCAGATACTCGAAAAGAAGCTCAAAGATTACGGAATAGACGGTAAGGTCTCGGAAGTACGGCCCGGACCGGTCATCACCATGTACGAATTCGAGCCTGCCCCGGGCATCAAGGTAAGCAGGATATCGAACCTGGCGGACGACCTCGCCATGGCGCTGTCCGCCGTCTCCATACGGATCATCGCCCCTATCCCGGGAAAATCGGTGGTGGGCATCGAGATTCCGAACAAGGCGCGTCAGACCGTCTACTTCAGGGAGATCATGGAATCTGAGGTGTTTGCCTCGTCCCAATCCTATCTCACTCTCGCCATAGGGAAAAGCATCTCCGGGGAGCCCTATGTGGCGGACCTTACCAAAATGCCCCACCTTCTCGTGGCGGGCGCCACGGGCTCGGGCAAAAGCGTCTCCCTGAACAGCATGATCTGCAGCATGCTCCTGAAGGCGACCCCCCTGAACGTGAAATTCCTGATGATCGACCTCAAGATGCTCGAGCTCTCCTTTTATGAAGGCATCCCCCATCTCCTGTTGCCTGTGGTGACCAATGCGAAGAACGCGAAAACGGCGCTGAGGTGGATGACGGAGGAGATGGAGCGGCGCTATTCCATGATGGCGGAAAAAGGTGTACGAAGCATCGAGAAATATAATCAGAAGATGGCGAAGCAGGAGCAGGAGACCATCCCCTATATAGTGGTGGTCATAGACGAGCTTGCGGACCTCATGATGGTCTCCCCTAAAGAGGTGGAGGAATATATCGCCCGCCTCGCCCAGATGGCCAGGGCCTCGGGAATCCACCTCATTCTCGCCACCCAGCGCCCGTCGGTGGACGTACTGACCGGCATCATCAAGGCGAACTTTCCTGCCAGGGTCGCATGTAAAGTCTTCTCAAAAGTCGATTCCCGCACCATCCTCGATACGAACGGGGCGGAGGCCCTCCTCGGATACGGCGACATGCTCTTTCTGAGTCCCGGCGTGGGCAGGCTCCAGAGACTTCACGGACCCTACGTATCGGAGGGCGAGATAAAGAGGATCGTCGATTTCCTGAAACAGCAGGGGGCGCCCTCGTATCAGAGCGAAATACTGGAAGAGAAGGAAGAGGAAGAGGCCCGGGAAGAGATGGATGACGAGAAGTACCAGGAAGCGGTCGAGTTCGTCGTCGATAAAGGGGAGGCCTCGATCAGCATGGTCCAGAGAAGGTTCCGGATCGGGTATAACAGGGCAGCGAGAATAATAGAGAGGATGGAGCGCGACGAGGTGGTGGGACCTTCCGACGGAGTGAAGCCGAGAGAGGTTCTGAGGAGGAAGTGA
- the htpG gene encoding molecular chaperone HtpG, whose product MSQEKFEFKTEVKQLLDLMVHSLYSHKEVFLRELISNASDAIDRARYESLQDSAVHENETGWKIKISTDKEGATLTVSDNGLGMTKEETIAALGTIAHSGTKEFLQALQSKAVKDNPELIGQFGVGFYSSFMVADRITVVSRKAGQGSKAAVRWESTGDGTYTVEDTEKEGKGTDVTLHLKEEGKEYLDQWQIREVVRKYSDFIEHPVVMDVEKEEPSALEEGKKVKVTTEETLNSMKAIWLRDKSAVSDEEYKEFYKHLSHDFSDPLKIIHYKAEGTTEFNALLYLPARAPFNILYKDYKVGPTLYVKRVQIMDHCEDLIPPYLRFVRGVVDSADLPLNVSREILQNNKLVEIIRTSIIKKVLETLTEMKKDDYGAYREFYEEFGRILKEGIHYDFQRKEAIADLLLFPSTKTEEHKFTTLQDYVDNMKPEQEAIYYITGTSLKDALKSPYLEAFRGKEYEVLVFLDEIDDFVMATLEFKGKKLQSVLRGNIDLDKDVSKKVEKRQEEKKYKELLDLIKDRLKEEVKDVRFSGRLTDSPCCLVGDEDDIDPQMEKLLKAMGQSIPENKKTLEINPNHPLLTAMNELFEKDKESDLLKDYVDLLYDQALVLKGSLPKDPVNFSKVIARLMVEGAAK is encoded by the coding sequence ATGTCTCAGGAAAAATTTGAATTTAAAACGGAAGTAAAACAGCTCCTCGACCTTATGGTCCACTCCCTCTATTCACACAAAGAGGTCTTTCTGAGGGAGCTCATCTCGAACGCGTCGGATGCCATCGACAGGGCGCGTTATGAATCCCTCCAGGACAGCGCGGTCCACGAAAACGAGACCGGCTGGAAGATCAAGATATCGACCGACAAAGAAGGGGCCACGCTTACCGTAAGCGATAACGGCCTGGGCATGACGAAGGAGGAGACCATCGCGGCCCTCGGGACCATTGCCCATTCAGGGACAAAGGAGTTCCTTCAGGCCCTCCAGAGTAAAGCGGTGAAAGATAATCCGGAACTCATAGGACAGTTCGGCGTGGGCTTTTATTCTTCCTTCATGGTTGCGGACAGGATCACCGTGGTTTCCCGAAAGGCCGGCCAGGGGTCGAAGGCGGCGGTCAGGTGGGAATCGACGGGGGACGGCACCTACACGGTCGAGGATACGGAAAAAGAGGGAAAGGGCACGGACGTGACCCTTCACCTCAAGGAAGAGGGAAAGGAGTATCTCGACCAGTGGCAGATCCGGGAAGTAGTGAGGAAATACTCCGACTTTATCGAGCATCCCGTGGTGATGGACGTGGAGAAGGAAGAGCCGAGCGCTCTCGAAGAGGGCAAAAAGGTAAAGGTGACCACTGAGGAGACCCTCAACTCCATGAAGGCCATCTGGCTCAGAGACAAATCGGCCGTGTCGGATGAGGAGTACAAGGAGTTCTACAAGCACCTGTCCCACGACTTTTCCGACCCCTTAAAAATCATCCATTATAAAGCGGAAGGGACCACCGAATTCAACGCACTCCTTTACCTTCCCGCCCGGGCGCCTTTCAACATCCTTTATAAGGACTACAAGGTGGGACCTACCCTTTACGTGAAGAGAGTCCAGATCATGGACCATTGCGAAGACCTGATCCCTCCCTACCTCCGTTTCGTGCGGGGAGTCGTCGATTCCGCGGACCTGCCGCTCAATGTGTCGCGAGAGATACTCCAGAACAACAAGCTCGTGGAGATCATACGGACGAGCATCATCAAGAAAGTGCTCGAAACACTGACTGAAATGAAGAAGGATGATTACGGCGCCTACCGGGAATTTTATGAGGAATTCGGCCGCATTCTCAAAGAGGGCATCCATTACGATTTTCAAAGAAAAGAAGCCATAGCAGACCTCCTCCTCTTTCCTTCGACAAAGACGGAAGAGCACAAATTCACTACCCTTCAGGATTATGTGGATAATATGAAGCCGGAGCAGGAGGCGATCTACTATATCACGGGCACCTCGCTTAAAGATGCGCTGAAGTCGCCCTATTTGGAAGCCTTCAGAGGGAAGGAGTATGAAGTGCTCGTCTTCCTCGATGAGATCGACGATTTCGTCATGGCCACCCTCGAATTCAAGGGAAAGAAGCTGCAGTCGGTGCTGAGGGGAAATATCGACCTCGACAAGGATGTATCCAAGAAAGTCGAGAAGAGGCAGGAGGAGAAGAAATACAAGGAGCTTCTCGACCTTATAAAAGACAGACTGAAAGAAGAGGTGAAGGACGTGCGCTTCTCCGGCAGGCTTACCGATTCTCCGTGTTGTCTCGTGGGCGACGAGGACGATATCGACCCCCAGATGGAGAAACTCCTCAAGGCAATGGGGCAGTCCATTCCCGAGAACAAGAAGACTCTCGAAATAAACCCGAACCATCCCTTGCTCACTGCAATGAACGAGCTGTTCGAAAAGGATAAGGAAAGCGATCTCCTGAAAGATTATGTGGATCTTCTCTACGACCAGGCCCTGGTGCTCAAAGGGTCGCTGCCCAAAGACCCCGTCAATTTTTCCAAGGTCATCGCCCGCCTCATGGTGGAAGGGGCCGCAAAATAG
- the lolA gene encoding outer membrane lipoprotein chaperone LolA, translating to MKGNNLMKNGSSAVLLALLAFGVCMVCAGSAYAQTTGAVRVQAEEGRANNAGPSAFEGIKKTYSAIQTLEARFHQKVVIATLKKERDSDGEFFYKRNRGFLWKYRTPKSKTFLYDGKSIWQADEDKPFVIKEKIRKEKTGGTFLDLIEDIAKIDDLFTLKQQTKSGDLDVLELVPKKEGSVTSAKIWIDKQYRVKKIEILEFTGNTNSIEFSAIRINQSIDDNRFAFKPEKGIEIIER from the coding sequence ATGAAAGGCAATAATCTCATGAAAAATGGCTCATCCGCGGTGTTGCTCGCACTTCTTGCCTTTGGGGTATGCATGGTCTGTGCCGGTTCCGCGTATGCTCAGACAACAGGAGCAGTCAGGGTCCAGGCAGAAGAGGGGAGGGCGAATAATGCCGGCCCATCGGCTTTCGAAGGGATCAAGAAGACCTATTCCGCGATCCAGACCCTCGAGGCACGGTTTCACCAGAAGGTCGTGATCGCGACCCTCAAGAAGGAGCGCGATTCGGACGGGGAATTCTTCTATAAGAGGAACAGGGGTTTTCTGTGGAAGTACAGGACGCCCAAGAGCAAAACTTTTCTCTATGACGGGAAGAGCATATGGCAGGCGGACGAGGATAAACCCTTTGTCATAAAGGAGAAGATACGGAAGGAGAAGACGGGCGGCACCTTCCTGGATCTAATAGAGGATATCGCCAAGATCGACGACCTTTTTACCCTGAAACAACAGACAAAGTCGGGAGACCTCGATGTCCTCGAGTTGGTCCCGAAGAAAGAGGGATCCGTCACTTCGGCGAAAATATGGATAGACAAACAGTACAGGGTAAAGAAGATAGAGATCCTCGAGTTCACGGGCAATACCAACTCGATAGAATTTTCCGCCATAAGGATAAATCAGTCCATCGACGACAACAGGTTCGCCTTCAAGCCCGAAAAAGGGATCGAGATTATTGAGAGGTAA
- the recO gene encoding DNA repair protein RecO gives MGLHKDEAIVLSKRAYGESDRIVRLLTLESGKIGAIAKGASKSRKRFSNTLEPFNHIKVEYFEKSGSGLVRIDNADIVATNQGIEVSLKRACTASFFTEFSDRLSREREKNKALFYTLKEILETARVRELSYGDILYYQLKMLDVLGYMPNFRHCVYCGKSVADEVKRYFSRQRGGVLCPACMRSVPHRVYGEGTISRLVSIVGHDFAAPQTVCDSPMSYVSDMKRFEGEAREIMEGFISFHLEVELKSYRILKTLLWQP, from the coding sequence ATGGGGCTTCATAAGGATGAGGCGATCGTACTGTCCAAGAGGGCCTACGGGGAATCGGACCGGATCGTAAGGCTCCTGACCCTGGAGTCGGGCAAAATAGGGGCTATTGCGAAAGGGGCGAGCAAGAGCCGGAAGCGGTTCAGTAATACCCTTGAACCTTTCAACCATATAAAGGTCGAGTATTTCGAAAAATCGGGCTCCGGTCTGGTAAGAATAGACAATGCGGACATAGTGGCCACGAACCAGGGAATCGAGGTAAGCCTGAAGAGGGCCTGCACGGCAAGCTTCTTTACCGAATTTTCGGACAGGCTCAGCAGGGAGAGGGAAAAGAATAAGGCCCTTTTTTACACCCTCAAGGAGATACTGGAGACGGCCAGGGTGCGGGAACTCTCCTATGGGGATATTCTCTATTACCAATTGAAGATGCTCGATGTTCTGGGATATATGCCCAACTTCCGCCACTGCGTCTATTGCGGAAAAAGTGTGGCCGATGAAGTGAAGCGTTATTTTTCCAGGCAGAGAGGGGGCGTCCTCTGTCCCGCCTGCATGAGGTCCGTGCCCCACAGGGTCTATGGCGAGGGAACCATATCGAGACTGGTCTCCATAGTAGGTCACGATTTTGCGGCCCCTCAGACAGTCTGTGATTCCCCGATGTCTTACGTATCGGACATGAAGAGATTCGAAGGGGAGGCGAGGGAGATCATGGAGGGATTCATATCTTTCCATCTCGAGGTGGAGCTGAAATCCTATAGAATTTTAAAAACCCTCCTGTGGCAGCCTTAA
- a CDS encoding phosphoribosylaminoimidazolesuccinocarboxamide synthase: MDKALLHTDFTDIGTPKKGKVRDIYDLGDRLLIIATDRLSAFDVVLPTGIEDKGKVLTKLSVFWFHEMESLVPNHMIETDVARYPQKVRQHESFLRDRSMIVRKAKPFPVECVVRGYLAGSGWKEYSETGSVCGIKLPKGLVESSRLETAIFTPTTKAEEGHDLNISFEETCDLIGEGSAMALRDLSIGIYERARTIAESKGIIVADTKLEFGLLNGKIILIDEVLTPDSSRFWSKENYVPGQGQDSYDKQIVRDYLDTLDWNKQYPGPELPEDIARKTRARYIEILQILAGEGV, translated from the coding sequence ATGGACAAGGCTTTGTTGCACACCGATTTTACCGACATCGGCACACCTAAGAAAGGAAAAGTAAGGGATATATACGACCTTGGCGACAGGCTTCTTATCATCGCCACGGACCGCCTTTCCGCCTTTGATGTCGTCCTGCCTACGGGAATAGAAGATAAAGGAAAGGTCCTGACCAAACTGTCGGTGTTTTGGTTCCATGAGATGGAGAGCCTGGTACCCAATCACATGATAGAGACCGATGTAGCCCGCTATCCGCAGAAGGTCCGGCAACATGAGAGCTTTCTCAGGGATAGAAGCATGATCGTGCGGAAGGCGAAGCCTTTCCCCGTGGAATGTGTGGTAAGGGGCTACCTCGCCGGATCGGGATGGAAAGAATATTCCGAGACCGGCAGCGTCTGCGGTATCAAACTGCCCAAGGGGTTGGTGGAGTCATCGAGGCTCGAGACCGCCATTTTTACCCCCACGACCAAGGCCGAAGAGGGTCACGATTTAAATATATCCTTTGAAGAAACATGTGATCTGATAGGGGAAGGGTCGGCCATGGCTTTAAGAGACCTGAGCATCGGAATCTACGAACGGGCCCGCACAATAGCTGAAAGCAAGGGAATAATCGTAGCCGATACAAAGTTAGAATTCGGTCTTTTGAATGGTAAAATTATCCTGATAGATGAAGTTTTGACTCCCGATTCATCGAGATTCTGGTCGAAAGAAAATTACGTGCCGGGACAGGGACAGGATAGTTATGATAAGCAGATCGTACGGGACTACCTCGATACCCTTGACTGGAACAAACAGTATCCCGGACCGGAATTACCGGAGGATATAGCCCGGAAGACAAGGGCAAGATATATCGAGATACTGCAAATATTGGCAGGAGAGGGAGTCTAA